In Pochonia chlamydosporia 170 chromosome 3, whole genome shotgun sequence, the following are encoded in one genomic region:
- a CDS encoding eukaryotic translation initiation factor eIF-1A (similar to Metarhizium acridum CQMa 102 XP_007807253.1) — MPKNKGKGGKNRRRGTKENDDQRRELTFKEDGQEYAQVIKMLGNGRLEALCFDGSKRLANIRGKMRKKVWINQGDIILLSLRDFQDNKGDVILKYTADEARSLKSYGELPEHAKINETDTFGQGEDGEAYFEFGDADSDEDSEAGDGKKEVDIDDI, encoded by the exons ATGCCTAAGAACAAGGGAAAG GGAGGCAAGAACCGCAGACGAGGTACCAAGGAGAACGATGACCAGCGCCGAGAGTTGACCTTCAAGGAGGACGGCCAGGAATATGCCCAGGTCATCAAGATGCTGGGTAACGGACGTCTCGAGGCCCTTTGCTTCGACGGCAGCAAGCGTCTCGCCAAC ATCCGTGGCAAGATGcgcaagaaggtctggattAACCAGGGCGACATCATCCTTCTCTCCCTCCGTGACTTTCAAGACAACAAGGGTGACGTTATCTTGAAATACACCGCCGACGAGGCTCGTTCTCTCAAGTCATATGGCGAGCTTCCGGAACACGCCAAGATCAACGAGACCGATACCTTTGGCCAAGGAGAGGACGGCGAGGCTTACTTCGAGTTCGGTGACGCAGACTCAGATGAGGACTCTGAGGCAGGCGACGGCAAGAAGGAAGTTGATATTGACGACATTTAA
- a CDS encoding acetylornithine deacetylase (similar to Neosartorya fischeri NRRL 181 XP_001265584.1) — protein sequence MASFRRAVQLNPDAASWSAGSSLSDEDTKLIDRFHRQFPDGPTRLLQLDDVAKDLGIKAVYLKDESTRFGLPSFKILGASWGTFRAITQKLHLPLDADLSLVKDALAPNPIPLFAASEGNHGRAVARMGSLLGVPAEIHVPSDMPPETRKRLEEEGAKVVVNISGYDEAMDTAREACAASNGLLVQDYSFDDYKEIPQWIVEGYMTMLREVDVQLNGAEANLVISPVGVGSFAQAVVSHYKRSGCEKTAVMTVEPDTAACLYKSLRAKEPIPVQTYSTIMAGLDCATLSPIAWPLLKSGVDASLTVSDFESHQASQYLKSQNVSAGPCGAAPLAALRRLTEEDKANLGLGKDSVVVLLCTEGVRGYRTPMDVSMDNPVALTQALVRIDSSNPALGSVPGPGETDIARYIGSWLEHRDIEAHWIEPTKGRPSIVGVVRGSGGGKSLMFNGHIDTVTTLGYDDDPLGGEIKDGKLYGRGADDMKCGVAAAMSALAAAKGQALRGDVIFTGVADEEATSIGTEQVLEAGWRADGAVVNEPTGEEIIHAHKGFVWLEVDIHGLASHGSLPTVGIDAITRAGHFLVELDRYSEKLSQGFDDPLLAPSVHASTIKGGEEESSYPALCTVVVERRTIAGESVESVRQEFQTILGNLSKSVKDFRYDLRVTFSRSPFNIEPEHPFAALVGEVTSQVLGRKTKFSKGPYWTDCALLADKDIPVLLWGPTGDGLHAKEEWVEIASIERVAKGLGIIAQKFCS from the exons ATGGCCTCGTTCCGAAGGGCTGTGCAACTCAACCCTGATGCTGCCTCTTGGAGTGCCGGCAGCTCCCTGTCAGACGAAGACACAAAGCTGATTGATAGGTTTCATCGTCAGTTTCCTGATGGCCCCACTAGGTtgttgcagcttgacgatgttGCCAAAGATCTCGGTATCAAGGCTGTCTATCTCAAGGACGAAAGTACAAGATTTGGGCTTCCGTCTTTCAAGATCCTCGGTGCCTCGTGGGGAACTTTCCGTGCCATAACTCAAAAGCTTCATCTGCCTCTGGATGCcgacttgtccttggtgaagGATGCCCTGGCCCCAAATCCCATTCCTTTGTTTGCAGCGAGTGAGGGGAATCATGGCCGAGCCGTAGCAAGAATGGGATCTCTTTTGGGTGTTCCGGCGGAGATCCATGTCCCTTCAGACATGCCTCCAGAGACAAGGAAGCGGTTAGAAGAAGAGGGTGCCAAAGTTGTGGTCAATATCAGTGGCTACGACGAGGCCATGGACACTGCTCGAGAGGCTTGCGCGGCAAGCAATGGACTTCTTGTACAGGATTATTCGTTTGACGATTACAAAGAGATTCCTCAG TGGATTGTTGAAGGGTACATGACTATGCTGCGGGAGGTTGACGTCCAGCTCAATGGTGCTGAAGCAAATTTGGTCATCTCCCCGGTCGGTGTAGGGTCCTTCGCACAAGCGGTCGTTTCGCATTATAAGAGAAGCGGTTGTGAGAAGACGGCAGTAATGACTGTTGAGCCAGACACTGCAGCCTGCTTATACAAGAGTCTGAGAGCCAAGGAACCGATTCCGGTTCAGACATATTCCACTATTATGGCAGGTCTGGACTGCGCTACACTATCACCTATTGCATGGCCACTGCTGAAATCTGGTGTGGATGCAAGTCTGACAGTGTCCGATTTTGAAAGCCATCAGGCGTCCCAATATCTCAAATCTCAAAACGTATCAGCCGGGCCATGTGGTGCAGCACCGCTGGCTGCACTCAGACGGCTtacagaagaagacaagGCCAATTTGGGTCTCGGAAAGGATtctgttgttgttcttctgTGCACTGAAGGTGTCAGAGGTTATCGAACTCCAATGGACGTATCGATGGATAATCCGGTTGCATTGACCCAAGCGCTCGTCCGAATCGATTCGTCCAATCCAGCACTTGGTTCCGTCCCTGGTCCGGGAGAGACTGACATTGCCCGTTATATTGGCTCGTGGCTTGAGCATCGCGATATTGAAGCTCACTGGATCGAACCAACCAAGGGACGGCCGTCTATCGTCGGTGTTGTTAGAGGGTCGGGAGGGGGCAAAAGTCTCATGTTTAACGGGCATATTGATACCGTTACCACTCTTGGTTATGATGATGACCCGCTTGGAGGTGAGATCAAAGATGGGAAACTCTACGGTCGTGGTGCCGACGACATGAAGTGCGGAGTAGCTGCTGCCATGTCAGCGTTGGCCGCAGCCAAAGGTCAAGCTCTGCGCGGGGATGTCATCTTTACTGGCGTtgccgatgaagaagcaacCAGTATAGGCACGGAGCAAGTTCTCGAAGCAGGCTGGAGAGCggatggtgctgttgttAATGAGCCAACTGGTGAAGAAATCATCCACGCGCATAAGGGATTCGTTTGGTTAGAAGTCGATATTCATGGCTTGGCATCGCATGGATCTCTGCCGACAGTTGGGATCGATGCCATTACACGGGCAGGGCACTTCTTGGTCGAACTTGACAGATACTCGGAGAAGTTAAGCCAAGGTTTTGACGACCCTCTGCTCGCACCAAGCGTCCATGCGTCAACAATCAagggtggtgaagaggagtCTTCATATCCAGCACTTTGCACTGTGGTGGTAGAGCGTCGAACTATCGCAGGCGAGTCTGTCGAGTCGGTGAGACAAGAATTTCAAACCATTCTGGGCAACCTATCCAAGTCGGTAAAGGATTTTAGGTATGATTTGAGAGTGACTTTTAGCCGATCTCCTTTCAATATTGAGCCGGAGCACCCGTTCGCTGCCCTCGTAGGCGAGGTTACTAGCCAAGTTTtgggaagaaagacaaagttCAGCAAAGGACCGTACTGGACTGACTGTGCTCTGCTGGCCGATAAAGACATTCCCGTGCTTCTCTGGGGTCCAACCGGCGACGGGCTCCACGCCAAGGAAGAATGGGTGGAAATCGCCTCTATCGAAAGAGTGGCCAAGGGCCTGGGAATAATTGCACAGAAATTTTGTAGCTAG